A window of Synchiropus splendidus isolate RoL2022-P1 chromosome 9, RoL_Sspl_1.0, whole genome shotgun sequence contains these coding sequences:
- the zgc:154058 gene encoding transmembrane protein 150A-like translates to MTLWVILPVSLPALTITGIWVVYAMALYNQHVCPVDNWLYNQSCEEDLYMQSGPTLCCTLDNVPLISKCGTFPPESCFFSLICSTGSFMVMVIVLLRYAHVIEKHQNCVLNTASLSTGWICAAGLIMVGNFQVDNAKVLHYVGAGVAFPTSMLFVCLQSALTYRLAKTQGEYNVAHLRLGMALLSFIALVLSGVFFCQESFALQHASAIFEWVFCVIVMLFFGTFSFEFAGVSGDTMAVLARGGALGPGGREHKVDALGGAVPRSQPLPPENMTIL, encoded by the exons ATGACTCTGTGGGTGATCCTGCCTGTTAGCCTACCAGCTCTCACCATCACTGGAATATGGGTCGT GTATGCCATGGCTCTGTACAACCAACATGTGTGTCCTGTGGATAACTG GCTGTACAACCAGTCATGTGAGGAGGATCTGTACATGCAGAGTGGACCGACACTCTGCTGCACACTAGACAATGTACCTCTCATCAG TAAATGTGGAACCTTTCCTCCTGAAAGCTGCTTCTTCAGCCTTATTTGCAGCACTGGCTCCTTCATGG TGATGGTGATCGTGCTGCTGCGCTATGCCCACGTCATTGAGAAGCATCAGAACTGTGTTCTCAACACAGCGAGCCTCTCCACAGGCTGGATCTGTGCAGCGGGACTCATCATGGTGGGCAACTTCCAG GTGGATAACGCCAAAGTCCTCCACTATGTGGGAGCAGGCGTGGCCTTCCCTACCAGCATGCTGTTTGTGTGCCTTCAGTCTGCGCTGACATATCGACTGGCCAAAACCCAGGGGGAGTACAACGTGGCCCACCTGCGACTGGGCATGGCCCTGCTGAGCTTCATAGCTTTAGTGCTGA GCGGCGTGTTTTTCTGTCAGGAGAGCTTCGCGCTGCAGCATGCGTCCGCCATCTTCGAGTGGGTGTTCTGCGTCATCGTCATGCTCTTCTTCGGCACCTTCTCGTTCGAGTTTGCCGGCGTGTCTGGAGACACCATGGCGGTGCTGGCAAGAGGAGGCGCTCTGGGACCCGGCGGGAGGGAACACAAGGTGGACGCGCTGGGAGGTGCCGTCCCACGCTCGCAGCCTCTTCCGCCGGAGAACATGACCATCCTGTAG
- the LOC128765141 gene encoding tripartite motif-containing protein 16-like isoform X2, with product MSHHSTLDLDRYSGVEKPRRSTSRNHNRSQAKNGDVLCDFCTARKEKAEKSCLVCLASYCENHVQNHYDYPALMKHKLVKATGQMREKICAQHDKLLEAFCRTDETSVCVLCMMDEHKHHDIVPAGTERTEKQKQLGTTLHKSQQRIDQRIKKWQDLRQSLESVKHSAQTVLEENERIFTELLLAIERKYNEVKEMIISHENTTVNRAELVLDRLEEEITLLRKKHNDLEKLSHTDDHIHFLQSWQSLSGPSGYEDLNNISVVPNYSFEATKRAIAGLKLQVEEVSKLETSKISAAVKEVYITQENDKKATNESILRDETRFRDEYRPREEVRIREDPRTREDFLKYSTHLTLDVNSVHRNLHLSEGNKAATMKSEPKNYPDHPDRFDHWQQVLCRENVSGTRCYWEVDWKGTEVDMAVTYRGIRRKGSSNECSLGWNDKSWSLYCSESKFSFVHNNKSKDMPVPRSSRIGIYVDHAAGILAFYGVSDEMQLLQKIQTVFTEPVYPAFSVWGFGSSIRL from the exons ATGTCTCACCACAGCACACTGGATCTGGACCGGTACAGCGGCGTGGAGAAGCCTCGAAGATCAACGAGTCGAAACCACAACAGGTCGCAGGCCAAGAATGGAGATGTCCTGTGTGACTTCTGCACGGCGAGGAAGGAGAAGGCTGAGAAGTCGTGCCTGGTGTGCTTGGCTTCCTACTGCGAGAATCATGTTCAAAACCACTACGACTACCCGGCCCTGATGAAGCACAAGCTGGTCAAAGCTACTGGTCAGATGAGAGAGAAGATCTGTGCGCAGCATGACAAGCTGTTGGAGGCGTTTTGTCGGACTGATGAGACCTCGGTTTGTGTTCTGTGTATGATGGATGAACACAAGCATCACGACATTGTGCCGGCTGGAACAGAGAGGACTGAAAAACAG AAACAACTAGGAACAACACTTCACAAATCCCAACAACGGATTGACCAGAGAATTAAAAAATGGCAGGATCTTCGACAATCCCTGGAGTCAGTCAAA CACTCGGCACAAACGGTTCTGGAGGAGAACGAACGCATCTTCACAGAGCTACTGCTGGCCATTGAGAGAAAGTACAACGAGGTGAAGGAGATGATCATCTCGCATGAGAACACGACTGTTAACCGGGCTGAGCTGGTTCTTGACCGTCTGGAGGAGGAGATCACTCTGTTGAGGAAGAAGCACAACGACTTGGAGAAGCTGTCGCACACTGATGACCACATTCACTTCCTACAG AGCTGGCAGAGTCTGTCTGGACCCTCGGGGTACGAAGACCTCAACAACATCAGCGTTGTTCCAAATTATTCCTTTGAGGCCACCAAGAGAGCCATTGCGGGTTTGAAGCTACAAGTGGAGGAAGTCAGCAAATTAGAAACCAGCAAAATCTCTGCAGCAG TGAAGGAAGTGTACATAACTCAAGAAAACGACAAGAAAGCAACAAATGAATCCATTTTAAGAGACGAAACACGATTCAGAGATGAATATCGACCAAGAGAGGAAGTAAGGATTCGAGAGGATCCCAGGACCAGAGAGGATTTCCTCAAAT ACTCTACCCACTTGACTCTTGACGTCAACAGTGTCCATCGCAACCTTCATCTCTCTGAGGGTAACAAAGCAGCGACCATGAAGAGTGAACCCAAGAACTACCCGGACCACCCAGACCGCTTCGACCACTGGCAGCAG GTGCTGTGTAGGGAGAATGTGAGTGGGACTCGATGCTACTGGGAGGTGGACTGGAAGGGAACTGAGGTCGATATGGCTGTGACCTACAGGGGAATCCGTCGCAAAGGCTCCAGCAACGAATGCAGCCTCGGATGGAACGATAAGTCCTGGAGTCTGTACTGCTCAGAGTCCAAATTTTCTTTCGTGCACAACAACAAGAGCAAGGACATGCCGGTCCCACGTTCCTCCCGTATCGGTATTTATGTGGACCACGCCGCAGGAATCCTTGCATTCTACGGTGTTTCTGATGAGATGCAGCTTCTGCAAAAGATTCAAACTGTATTTACCGAGCCAGTCTACCCGGCATTCAGTGTGTGGGGATTTGGTAGCAGCATTAGACTGTAG
- the LOC128765141 gene encoding tripartite motif-containing protein 16-like isoform X1 — MSYLLTFSPRYFDRARPTNHSRMISTLDLDRYSGVEKPRRSTSRNHNRSQAKNGDVLCDFCTARKEKAEKSCLVCLASYCENHVQNHYDYPALMKHKLVKATGQMREKICAQHDKLLEAFCRTDETSVCVLCMMDEHKHHDIVPAGTERTEKQKQLGTTLHKSQQRIDQRIKKWQDLRQSLESVKHSAQTVLEENERIFTELLLAIERKYNEVKEMIISHENTTVNRAELVLDRLEEEITLLRKKHNDLEKLSHTDDHIHFLQSWQSLSGPSGYEDLNNISVVPNYSFEATKRAIAGLKLQVEEVSKLETSKISAAVKEVYITQENDKKATNESILRDETRFRDEYRPREEVRIREDPRTREDFLKYSTHLTLDVNSVHRNLHLSEGNKAATMKSEPKNYPDHPDRFDHWQQVLCRENVSGTRCYWEVDWKGTEVDMAVTYRGIRRKGSSNECSLGWNDKSWSLYCSESKFSFVHNNKSKDMPVPRSSRIGIYVDHAAGILAFYGVSDEMQLLQKIQTVFTEPVYPAFSVWGFGSSIRL, encoded by the exons ATGTCTTATTTATTAACTTTTTCCCCCCGATATTTTGACAGAGCGAGACCAACGAACCACAGCCGTATGATAAG CACACTGGATCTGGACCGGTACAGCGGCGTGGAGAAGCCTCGAAGATCAACGAGTCGAAACCACAACAGGTCGCAGGCCAAGAATGGAGATGTCCTGTGTGACTTCTGCACGGCGAGGAAGGAGAAGGCTGAGAAGTCGTGCCTGGTGTGCTTGGCTTCCTACTGCGAGAATCATGTTCAAAACCACTACGACTACCCGGCCCTGATGAAGCACAAGCTGGTCAAAGCTACTGGTCAGATGAGAGAGAAGATCTGTGCGCAGCATGACAAGCTGTTGGAGGCGTTTTGTCGGACTGATGAGACCTCGGTTTGTGTTCTGTGTATGATGGATGAACACAAGCATCACGACATTGTGCCGGCTGGAACAGAGAGGACTGAAAAACAG AAACAACTAGGAACAACACTTCACAAATCCCAACAACGGATTGACCAGAGAATTAAAAAATGGCAGGATCTTCGACAATCCCTGGAGTCAGTCAAA CACTCGGCACAAACGGTTCTGGAGGAGAACGAACGCATCTTCACAGAGCTACTGCTGGCCATTGAGAGAAAGTACAACGAGGTGAAGGAGATGATCATCTCGCATGAGAACACGACTGTTAACCGGGCTGAGCTGGTTCTTGACCGTCTGGAGGAGGAGATCACTCTGTTGAGGAAGAAGCACAACGACTTGGAGAAGCTGTCGCACACTGATGACCACATTCACTTCCTACAG AGCTGGCAGAGTCTGTCTGGACCCTCGGGGTACGAAGACCTCAACAACATCAGCGTTGTTCCAAATTATTCCTTTGAGGCCACCAAGAGAGCCATTGCGGGTTTGAAGCTACAAGTGGAGGAAGTCAGCAAATTAGAAACCAGCAAAATCTCTGCAGCAG TGAAGGAAGTGTACATAACTCAAGAAAACGACAAGAAAGCAACAAATGAATCCATTTTAAGAGACGAAACACGATTCAGAGATGAATATCGACCAAGAGAGGAAGTAAGGATTCGAGAGGATCCCAGGACCAGAGAGGATTTCCTCAAAT ACTCTACCCACTTGACTCTTGACGTCAACAGTGTCCATCGCAACCTTCATCTCTCTGAGGGTAACAAAGCAGCGACCATGAAGAGTGAACCCAAGAACTACCCGGACCACCCAGACCGCTTCGACCACTGGCAGCAG GTGCTGTGTAGGGAGAATGTGAGTGGGACTCGATGCTACTGGGAGGTGGACTGGAAGGGAACTGAGGTCGATATGGCTGTGACCTACAGGGGAATCCGTCGCAAAGGCTCCAGCAACGAATGCAGCCTCGGATGGAACGATAAGTCCTGGAGTCTGTACTGCTCAGAGTCCAAATTTTCTTTCGTGCACAACAACAAGAGCAAGGACATGCCGGTCCCACGTTCCTCCCGTATCGGTATTTATGTGGACCACGCCGCAGGAATCCTTGCATTCTACGGTGTTTCTGATGAGATGCAGCTTCTGCAAAAGATTCAAACTGTATTTACCGAGCCAGTCTACCCGGCATTCAGTGTGTGGGGATTTGGTAGCAGCATTAGACTGTAG
- the LOC128765141 gene encoding tripartite motif-containing protein 16-like isoform X3 has product MISTLDLDRYSGVEKPRRSTSRNHNRSQAKNGDVLCDFCTARKEKAEKSCLVCLASYCENHVQNHYDYPALMKHKLVKATGQMREKICAQHDKLLEAFCRTDETSVCVLCMMDEHKHHDIVPAGTERTEKQKQLGTTLHKSQQRIDQRIKKWQDLRQSLESVKHSAQTVLEENERIFTELLLAIERKYNEVKEMIISHENTTVNRAELVLDRLEEEITLLRKKHNDLEKLSHTDDHIHFLQSWQSLSGPSGYEDLNNISVVPNYSFEATKRAIAGLKLQVEEVSKLETSKISAAVKEVYITQENDKKATNESILRDETRFRDEYRPREEVRIREDPRTREDFLKYSTHLTLDVNSVHRNLHLSEGNKAATMKSEPKNYPDHPDRFDHWQQVLCRENVSGTRCYWEVDWKGTEVDMAVTYRGIRRKGSSNECSLGWNDKSWSLYCSESKFSFVHNNKSKDMPVPRSSRIGIYVDHAAGILAFYGVSDEMQLLQKIQTVFTEPVYPAFSVWGFGSSIRL; this is encoded by the exons ATGATAAG CACACTGGATCTGGACCGGTACAGCGGCGTGGAGAAGCCTCGAAGATCAACGAGTCGAAACCACAACAGGTCGCAGGCCAAGAATGGAGATGTCCTGTGTGACTTCTGCACGGCGAGGAAGGAGAAGGCTGAGAAGTCGTGCCTGGTGTGCTTGGCTTCCTACTGCGAGAATCATGTTCAAAACCACTACGACTACCCGGCCCTGATGAAGCACAAGCTGGTCAAAGCTACTGGTCAGATGAGAGAGAAGATCTGTGCGCAGCATGACAAGCTGTTGGAGGCGTTTTGTCGGACTGATGAGACCTCGGTTTGTGTTCTGTGTATGATGGATGAACACAAGCATCACGACATTGTGCCGGCTGGAACAGAGAGGACTGAAAAACAG AAACAACTAGGAACAACACTTCACAAATCCCAACAACGGATTGACCAGAGAATTAAAAAATGGCAGGATCTTCGACAATCCCTGGAGTCAGTCAAA CACTCGGCACAAACGGTTCTGGAGGAGAACGAACGCATCTTCACAGAGCTACTGCTGGCCATTGAGAGAAAGTACAACGAGGTGAAGGAGATGATCATCTCGCATGAGAACACGACTGTTAACCGGGCTGAGCTGGTTCTTGACCGTCTGGAGGAGGAGATCACTCTGTTGAGGAAGAAGCACAACGACTTGGAGAAGCTGTCGCACACTGATGACCACATTCACTTCCTACAG AGCTGGCAGAGTCTGTCTGGACCCTCGGGGTACGAAGACCTCAACAACATCAGCGTTGTTCCAAATTATTCCTTTGAGGCCACCAAGAGAGCCATTGCGGGTTTGAAGCTACAAGTGGAGGAAGTCAGCAAATTAGAAACCAGCAAAATCTCTGCAGCAG TGAAGGAAGTGTACATAACTCAAGAAAACGACAAGAAAGCAACAAATGAATCCATTTTAAGAGACGAAACACGATTCAGAGATGAATATCGACCAAGAGAGGAAGTAAGGATTCGAGAGGATCCCAGGACCAGAGAGGATTTCCTCAAAT ACTCTACCCACTTGACTCTTGACGTCAACAGTGTCCATCGCAACCTTCATCTCTCTGAGGGTAACAAAGCAGCGACCATGAAGAGTGAACCCAAGAACTACCCGGACCACCCAGACCGCTTCGACCACTGGCAGCAG GTGCTGTGTAGGGAGAATGTGAGTGGGACTCGATGCTACTGGGAGGTGGACTGGAAGGGAACTGAGGTCGATATGGCTGTGACCTACAGGGGAATCCGTCGCAAAGGCTCCAGCAACGAATGCAGCCTCGGATGGAACGATAAGTCCTGGAGTCTGTACTGCTCAGAGTCCAAATTTTCTTTCGTGCACAACAACAAGAGCAAGGACATGCCGGTCCCACGTTCCTCCCGTATCGGTATTTATGTGGACCACGCCGCAGGAATCCTTGCATTCTACGGTGTTTCTGATGAGATGCAGCTTCTGCAAAAGATTCAAACTGTATTTACCGAGCCAGTCTACCCGGCATTCAGTGTGTGGGGATTTGGTAGCAGCATTAGACTGTAG